A section of the Streptomyces sp. NBC_00102 genome encodes:
- a CDS encoding lysophospholipid acyltransferase family protein: MLSRIAAAVVPSLGHLTTTSDEEAAPAPGSIVVANHTSLVDPGIVLAALLRHGVEPVVLATAGLWRIPVLGPLLVRGGHVPVHRGSVRAAESLNEAATALRSGRIVLIYAEGRLPLRKDPAEAAPERFRSGLARLALAAGAPVVPIGQAGARRVVSGGAVKQIAGLLTAPARRPRLHVHFGSPVRLPEDIPAATATAHRAVTAAWRTAAAHLGETAASPTA, encoded by the coding sequence GTGCTCAGCCGCATCGCCGCCGCCGTCGTACCCTCCCTCGGACACCTGACGACCACGTCCGACGAGGAGGCGGCCCCCGCCCCCGGATCGATCGTCGTCGCCAACCACACCTCGCTCGTCGACCCCGGGATCGTGCTGGCCGCACTGCTCCGCCACGGGGTCGAGCCGGTCGTCCTCGCCACCGCCGGCCTCTGGCGCATCCCGGTGCTCGGCCCACTGCTGGTCAGGGGCGGGCACGTGCCGGTCCACCGGGGGAGCGTCCGGGCGGCCGAGTCCCTGAACGAAGCGGCCACGGCCCTGAGGTCCGGCCGGATCGTCCTCATCTACGCGGAGGGACGGCTGCCCCTGCGGAAGGACCCGGCCGAGGCGGCGCCCGAGCGGTTCCGCAGCGGACTCGCCCGCCTGGCGCTGGCCGCCGGTGCGCCGGTCGTACCGATCGGCCAGGCGGGCGCGCGCCGCGTGGTCTCCGGCGGGGCCGTGAAGCAGATCGCCGGGCTCCTGACCGCACCGGCCCGCAGACCGCGCCTGCACGTCCACTTCGGCAGCCCCGTCCGTCTGCCCGAGGACATTCCGGCCGCGACCGCCACGGCGCACCGGGCCGTCACGGCCGCCTGGCGCACGGCAGCCGCTCACCTGGGGGAGACGGCCGCCTCGCCCACCGCGTGA
- a CDS encoding aldo/keto reductase produces the protein MKHIKLGDLEVSRIGLGAMGMSHGYTGAGTDDAESVRTVHRALELGVTFIDTAEVYGPYINEELIGRALKGRRDQVVLATKFGLISHTGREGGPDSSPANVRTAVEGSLKRLGTDHIDLYYQHRVDPGTPIEETVGALADLVAEGKIRHIGLSEAGPDTIRRAHAVHPVTALQSEYSLFTRDPEAHVLPVLRELNIGFVPFSPLGRGFLTGAIRSAAQFAPDDFRADNPRFAEENFQHNLRLADEVAAVAAGTGATPAQVALAWLLAQGDDIAPIPGTRRVARVEENTAADALTLTAEQLARLTSLPPAAGDTHNDAQMRMMER, from the coding sequence ATGAAGCACATCAAGCTCGGCGACCTTGAGGTCTCCCGCATCGGCCTGGGCGCGATGGGCATGTCGCACGGCTACACGGGCGCGGGCACCGACGACGCGGAGTCCGTACGCACCGTGCACCGCGCCCTGGAGCTGGGCGTCACCTTCATCGACACCGCCGAGGTCTACGGCCCGTACATCAACGAGGAGCTCATCGGCCGCGCTCTGAAGGGACGCCGCGACCAGGTCGTGCTCGCGACGAAGTTCGGTCTGATCTCCCACACCGGCCGCGAGGGCGGTCCCGACAGCAGCCCGGCCAACGTCCGCACCGCGGTCGAGGGTTCCCTCAAGCGCCTCGGCACCGACCACATCGACCTGTACTACCAGCACCGCGTCGACCCCGGCACTCCGATCGAGGAGACCGTCGGGGCGCTGGCGGACCTGGTCGCCGAGGGCAAGATCCGCCACATCGGCCTCTCCGAGGCCGGCCCGGACACCATCCGTCGCGCCCACGCCGTCCACCCCGTCACCGCCCTGCAGTCCGAGTACTCACTGTTCACCCGGGACCCCGAGGCTCACGTGCTGCCGGTGCTGCGGGAGCTGAACATCGGCTTCGTCCCCTTCTCCCCCCTGGGGCGCGGCTTCCTGACCGGCGCGATCCGCTCCGCCGCCCAGTTCGCACCGGACGACTTCCGCGCCGACAACCCGCGGTTCGCCGAGGAGAACTTCCAGCACAACCTGCGTCTGGCCGACGAGGTCGCCGCCGTCGCCGCCGGGACCGGGGCGACTCCGGCCCAGGTCGCTCTCGCGTGGCTGCTGGCCCAGGGGGACGACATCGCGCCCATCCCCGGCACCCGCCGGGTGGCCAGGGTCGAGGAGAACACCGCGGCCGATGCCCTGACGCTGACCGCCGAGCAGCTCGCCCGGCTCACGAGCCTTCCCCCGGCAGCCGGAGACACCCACAACGACGCCCAGATGCGCATGATGGAGCGCTGA
- a CDS encoding aldo/keto reductase gives MQHVTLNNGVRMPVLGFGVYQIPAEQTERAVSEALAAGYRLLDTAAAYGNEEAVGRAIGSSGIPREELFVTTKLWVQDAPAEANARRAFETSLRKLGLDHLDLYLMHQPFGDVYGQWRAMEELNREGLARAIGVANFYPDRLLDLTFNNEITPAVNQIETHVFFQRTADQDLMREHGVQHQSWGGFAEGRNGLFTNPALSAIGEAHGKSVAQVALRWLIQRGVVTIPKSVDPGRMAQNFDVFDFELTEGQMAAIAALDTGESLFFDHHDPEMVTWLSKRRLEG, from the coding sequence ATGCAGCACGTCACCCTCAACAACGGCGTCCGGATGCCGGTCCTCGGCTTCGGCGTCTACCAGATCCCGGCGGAGCAGACCGAGCGGGCCGTCTCCGAAGCGCTCGCGGCCGGGTACCGGCTGCTCGACACGGCCGCCGCGTACGGCAACGAGGAGGCGGTCGGCCGTGCCATCGGGTCGAGCGGCATCCCGCGCGAGGAGCTCTTCGTCACCACCAAACTGTGGGTCCAGGACGCACCCGCCGAGGCGAACGCCCGGCGCGCCTTCGAGACCTCGCTGCGCAAGCTCGGCCTCGACCACCTCGACCTGTACCTGATGCACCAGCCCTTCGGTGACGTGTACGGCCAGTGGCGGGCCATGGAAGAACTGAACCGCGAGGGACTGGCCAGGGCGATCGGCGTCGCCAACTTCTACCCCGACCGGCTGCTCGACCTCACCTTCAACAACGAGATCACGCCCGCCGTCAACCAGATCGAGACGCACGTCTTCTTCCAGCGCACCGCCGACCAGGACCTCATGCGCGAGCACGGCGTCCAGCACCAGTCGTGGGGCGGCTTCGCCGAGGGGAGGAACGGCCTGTTCACCAACCCCGCCCTCAGCGCCATCGGCGAAGCACACGGCAAGTCCGTGGCACAGGTCGCGCTGCGCTGGCTGATCCAGCGCGGTGTCGTCACCATCCCGAAGTCCGTCGACCCCGGCCGGATGGCACAGAACTTCGACGTCTTCGACTTCGAGCTGACCGAAGGGCAGATGGCCGCCATCGCCGCCCTGGACACCGGCGAGTCCCTCTTCTTCGACCACCACGACCCCGAGATGGTCACCTGGCTCAGCAAGCGCCGTCTGGAGGGATGA
- the ligD gene encoding non-homologous end-joining DNA ligase yields the protein MDLPRIAPMLATPGRLPPAPVDERWAYEVKYDGQRAVVCLPGDGTVRLRSRSGADISAAYPDLAPLGAALGNTAAVLDGEIVAFDDSGRSDFERLQSRMGLAGTPAKAARMARTVPAHLVLFDVLFLGADPLMPLPYTERRAALESLGLTGTHWSTPAFIAGHGERALEATRAAGLEGLIAKRLDSGYEPGVRSRAWIKIRHVRTADVVVGGWLPGHGRLSDLPGALLLGERQDGELRHIGNVGTGWSDRERHALAGLLHAAASADCPFTPPPAVPGARWVLPRLVGEVAYATRTRAGLLRQPSWHRLRPDLTPDDLG from the coding sequence ATGGACCTCCCCCGGATCGCCCCGATGCTCGCCACCCCCGGCAGGCTGCCGCCCGCCCCGGTGGACGAGCGGTGGGCCTACGAGGTCAAGTACGACGGGCAGCGCGCGGTGGTCTGTCTGCCCGGTGACGGTACGGTGCGCTTGCGTTCGCGTTCGGGTGCGGACATCAGCGCCGCCTACCCGGACCTCGCCCCGCTGGGTGCGGCCCTGGGGAACACGGCCGCGGTCCTGGACGGCGAGATCGTCGCGTTCGACGACTCGGGGCGCAGCGACTTCGAACGTCTGCAGTCCCGCATGGGCCTGGCGGGCACCCCGGCGAAGGCGGCCAGGATGGCCCGTACCGTCCCCGCGCACCTGGTCCTCTTCGACGTCCTTTTCCTCGGCGCCGACCCGCTGATGCCACTCCCGTACACCGAGCGCCGCGCCGCCCTCGAATCGCTCGGTCTGACCGGAACGCACTGGTCGACCCCCGCCTTCATCGCGGGCCACGGTGAGCGTGCCCTGGAGGCGACCCGGGCCGCCGGTCTCGAGGGGCTGATCGCCAAGAGGCTGGATTCGGGTTACGAACCGGGGGTCCGCTCACGTGCCTGGATCAAGATCCGTCACGTCCGGACCGCCGATGTCGTCGTCGGCGGCTGGCTGCCCGGCCACGGCCGGCTGAGCGATCTGCCGGGCGCCCTGCTGCTGGGCGAGCGGCAGGACGGCGAACTGCGCCACATCGGGAACGTCGGCACCGGATGGAGCGACAGGGAACGGCATGCGCTCGCCGGGCTCCTGCACGCGGCTGCGAGTGCCGACTGTCCCTTCACCCCTCCCCCGGCGGTCCCGGGCGCACGATGGGTACTGCCCCGCCTGGTCGGCGAGGTGGCCTACGCCACCCGGACCCGTGCCGGGCTGCTGCGCCAGCCCTCCTGGCACCGGCTGCGCCCAGACCTGACACCGGACGACCTCGGCTGA
- a CDS encoding Ku protein → MPRPLWTGAISFGLVTIPIRVVSATEDHGIHFRQVHLEDMGRVRTRKVCEVDGEEVPQDEIAKGYEVAKDQTVPVTDEELGRMPLPTAKAIEIVAFVEAGTIDPVRIGDSYFLAADGEVANKPYTLLRKALERSDKAAVAKFAWHNRERLGLLRVREGAIVLHSMRWPDEIRSPRELAPEAVELDEGEIDRAVELTETMALEGIDGFRDEYRTALEELIAAKAEGREPASPAAEGEGEPGKVVDLMAALNASVKAAQEGRGEHGGDATVHEMPVGGRDTRKKAAPARKGTAKKSTAGKSSAAEKTAKKAPARKAPARKRSAS, encoded by the coding sequence ATGCCGCGACCCCTGTGGACCGGTGCCATCAGCTTCGGGCTGGTGACCATCCCGATCAGAGTGGTGTCCGCCACCGAGGACCACGGCATCCACTTCCGGCAGGTACACCTGGAGGACATGGGCCGTGTCCGCACCCGCAAAGTGTGCGAGGTGGACGGCGAGGAGGTGCCCCAGGACGAGATCGCCAAGGGGTACGAGGTAGCCAAGGACCAGACCGTTCCGGTGACCGACGAGGAACTGGGCAGGATGCCGCTGCCGACCGCCAAGGCGATCGAGATCGTCGCGTTCGTCGAGGCCGGCACCATCGACCCGGTACGGATCGGCGATTCGTACTTCCTGGCGGCCGACGGCGAGGTGGCGAACAAGCCGTACACCCTGCTGCGGAAAGCCCTGGAACGCTCCGACAAGGCAGCCGTCGCCAAGTTCGCCTGGCACAACCGCGAACGGCTGGGGCTGCTGCGGGTGCGGGAAGGGGCGATCGTGCTGCATTCGATGCGGTGGCCCGACGAGATCCGCAGTCCCCGGGAACTCGCGCCCGAGGCCGTCGAGCTGGACGAGGGTGAGATCGACCGGGCCGTGGAGCTCACCGAGACCATGGCCCTCGAAGGTATCGACGGGTTCCGGGACGAGTACCGGACCGCACTGGAGGAGCTGATCGCGGCGAAGGCGGAGGGCCGGGAGCCTGCCTCGCCCGCCGCGGAGGGCGAGGGGGAACCCGGCAAGGTGGTGGACCTGATGGCCGCCCTCAACGCCTCGGTCAAGGCAGCGCAGGAGGGGCGGGGCGAGCACGGCGGCGACGCCACCGTCCACGAGATGCCCGTCGGCGGCCGGGACACGCGCAAGAAGGCGGCTCCCGCGCGCAAGGGCACGGCGAAGAAGAGCACGGCCGGGAAGTCCTCCGCTGCGGAGAAGACCGCGAAGAAAGCCCCCGCACGCAAGGCGCCGGCCAGGAAGCGCAGCGCGTCCTGA